The genomic segment GAGCGGCTTTAGTGCACAACTTGCAGCACAGAAAGGCTTACCTTTTTCTTTCGCGAGTCATTTTGCACCTGCGTATACGTTGCAAGCATTACAGTTGTACCATCAAAACTTTAAGCCATCTAAGTTTTTGAAAGAACCGTATGCCATGCTTGGTATCAATGTCATCGCAGCGGAGACGGACGAAAAAGCGCAATGGTTGGCGACTTCACAGCAACTTCAATTCCTTGGTATCACTACGGGAATGCCATCACAATTAAAACCACCAGTTGACAATATCAATGAGTATTGGTCACCACAGCAACAAGCATCTATTAAGCAAACGCTCGATCCTCGTACAACGATTGTGGGCAGTCCCGAAACGGTTAAACGCAAGCTTGAAAGTTTCATTCAAGAAACAAGAGCGAACGAATTAATTATCAATACGCAAGTATACAGTCATGAAGAGCGCATGCGTTCGTATAGCATAATTGCAGACATGATGGATTGAATAAATAAAAGTCGCAACCTTTAATTAGGTTAGCGGCTTTTTATTTAGAATAGTTATTTAATTGAGGTGGTGATATGGTAAAATATAGATGATGACATTTATAGGGGGTAATGAGGTGGGCAATATGACAAAGACAGAAACGATTGTTGAAAACTACCATGGTACTGATATTGCAGATCATTTTCGCTGGCTCGAAAAGCCGGAAACTTTAGAGGTGAAGAATTGGATTGATGAACAAAATGAAGCAACCCAAGACTATTTAGCAACGTATCCGAAACGGGATAAAGTGAAAGAGAAATTAACGAAATCATGGAATTATCCGAAATACTCCGTTCCGCAAAAAGAAGGGGACTATTATTATATTCATAAAAATAATGGATTACAAAACCAAGCTATCTTTTATCGGACAAAGGATATATCATCAGATGAACTTGAGGTCATTATAGATCCGAATACGTTGAATGAAGAAGGGACGGCAGCGATAACGAATCTTGCGTTTACGAAAGATGGGAATCGCCTAGCCTACGGTGTTTCATTGAACGGAAGTGACTGGCAGGAAATCCGAATCCGCAATTTACAGACGGGAAAAGACGAAGCTGACGTCATCAAATGGTGCAAGTTTAGCAGTATTGCATGGAATGAAGAGGGAAGCGGGTTTTATTATAATCGATTCCCTGAACCTGGGACGGTCGATTCAGAAGATGAGAGTAACTATAACCGCGTTTACTGGCACACGGTTGGTACAGTCCAAGAAGAGGATATTCTGGCATATGAAGACACTGAGGATAAAGAGTTATCTTTTAATCCAATACTCTCTGATGATTATCGTTATTTGATTTTATCAGTATGGAAAGGAACAGAAAATAAAAGTCGTATCTATTATCGTGATGAACAAGCTGATGAAGGATTTGTTCATTTATTGGCAGACGATGACGGCGAATATTCGTTTATAGGAAATGAAGGGAAGCTCTTTTACTTCACGACTAGTCACGATGCACCGAAAGAAAAAATTATTGCTGTTCATTTGGACAAACCAGGGAAAGAACATTGGATTGATATCATTTCCGAACAGGAAGACGTCCTCACATTTGCAAAAATTATTAATGGGCAGTTTGTCGTATGCTATTTGCATAATGCTCATTACAAACTACGTATTTATGATTTGGACGGACGGTTCCAAAAAGAAGTGTCTCTTCCTAACTACATTTCCTTATCAGGCGTGACCGGCAAGAAAACAGCCTCAACGATGTTCATAGGATATACATCTTATTTGGTGCCGACAACGATTGCACGCTATGATTTTGAAAAAGATGAATTGAATACTGTATTTAATACGTCAGAGTTATTTGTAGCAACAGGCTTCGAGACTACCCAAGTGTTTTATCCATCCAAAGATGGCACGCGTATTCCGATGTTCCTGACGCATCGAAAGGGGTTGAAATTGACGGGCGATAATCCTGTTTTGTTATATGGTTATGGCGGTTTTAATGTTAACTTGACTCCGGCTTTTTCCCCATCACAGCGTATGTGGATTGAGGCGGGCGGCGTGTATGCGGTCGCGAATTTACGCGGTGGTGGAGAATTCGGTGAGGAATGGTACAAAGCGGGGACGTTGGGGCAAAAGCAAAATGTCTTTGACGACTTCATTGCAGCAGCAGAGTGGCTGATTGAACAAAACTATACGAACAGCAAGAAGCTTGCCATTATGGGGGGAAGTAATGGTGGATTGCTTGTCGCAACATGCATCACTCAGCGGCCTGATCTATATGGGGCAGCACTTTGTCTCGTTCCTGTCACTGATATGCTGCGCTATCATAAATTTACTGTGGGACGCTATTGGGTGACCGATTACGGAAATGCTGAAACAAATCCGGAACATTTCGAGTTCATGTACAAGTATTCTCCGCTTCATAATGTCAAAGAAGGCGTCGAGTATCCACCGACACTTGTGACAACAGCTGATACTGATGATCGGGTGGTGCCGTGGCATGCGACGAAATTTGCAGCGACATTGCAAGCGGCACAACTAGGAAACAATCCAATTCTTCTGCGGGTGGAAAAGAATGCCGGCCACGGTCTAGGCAAACCGACTGTTAAAATAATAGAAGAACAGACGGATATGTATGCGTTCTTGTTTAAAACATTGGAGATTGAAATTTAAGTTAGAAAAGCACCGAAACAATCGTAACGGGTTCTTTTGATAGGCAACAAAATAACTAAATAGCTAGGGGAATTACAGTCCTATTCGCAATAGCGGATAGGTCCCCCTTTTTTTGTATATAGCCATTCCTATGATTTTGCGATTAAAAAATGCAACAGTTTTAGCGAGAATTTTTCAATGAGATAAGGTAATAAGTTGGAATAAAGAATCCCATTGAATTCCCTCCGGCGCTCGGGGATGCTTCCCGCCCTAAGCCAGACAGCTTCGCCGTTAGTCTTAGGGCTTCGGCTACCCCTTGTAAGGCGCCTTCGCTCAGTTTGTACACCGTATTCAATACTTCAACATAGGTGTTGGTTTTATCTTTCGTCTCCAGATCATAAAGTGAATGTTTTTTACCTCAGGTCTGAAATTGAGTGATTTTCAGACAGTAATTTGAGGTGATTTTTTCGGAAAAGTGTATTCTAACCAAAAGGAAGTTATGTCGATGATTAAAGGTTTATATGAAGCACATTTACCTGTTAGGAATCTTGAAACTTCTATAGAGTTTTATAAAAAACTTAATTTAGAAATTGCATATCAAAAAGAGAAACTAGTATTTTTTTGGATTGAGAAAGGACGTAGTTGGTTAGGGCTATGGGAAACAGATAAAGTTGAAACACCATATCATCCTTCATTGAGACACATTGCTTTTCAAGTTGATATAGAGGATATAGAGGTTGCCAAAGAATGGCTCGAACAAAAAGGAATTCCAGTAAAGACTGACTTTGGATTCCGACCAGAAAAGCAACCAATAGTTTTACCGAATAATCCCAATGCGCATGCAGCAATATATTTTCAAGATCCTGATGGTAATTCTCTTGAATTAATCACCCCTTTAAGGTTGGATTTTG from the Sporosarcina psychrophila genome contains:
- a CDS encoding VOC family protein yields the protein MIKGLYEAHLPVRNLETSIEFYKKLNLEIAYQKEKLVFFWIEKGRSWLGLWETDKVETPYHPSLRHIAFQVDIEDIEVAKEWLEQKGIPVKTDFGFRPEKQPIVLPNNPNAHAAIYFQDPDGNSLELITPLRLDFEEDFEMMSLEDWNRKNN
- a CDS encoding prolyl oligopeptidase family serine peptidase, whose amino-acid sequence is MTKTETIVENYHGTDIADHFRWLEKPETLEVKNWIDEQNEATQDYLATYPKRDKVKEKLTKSWNYPKYSVPQKEGDYYYIHKNNGLQNQAIFYRTKDISSDELEVIIDPNTLNEEGTAAITNLAFTKDGNRLAYGVSLNGSDWQEIRIRNLQTGKDEADVIKWCKFSSIAWNEEGSGFYYNRFPEPGTVDSEDESNYNRVYWHTVGTVQEEDILAYEDTEDKELSFNPILSDDYRYLILSVWKGTENKSRIYYRDEQADEGFVHLLADDDGEYSFIGNEGKLFYFTTSHDAPKEKIIAVHLDKPGKEHWIDIISEQEDVLTFAKIINGQFVVCYLHNAHYKLRIYDLDGRFQKEVSLPNYISLSGVTGKKTASTMFIGYTSYLVPTTIARYDFEKDELNTVFNTSELFVATGFETTQVFYPSKDGTRIPMFLTHRKGLKLTGDNPVLLYGYGGFNVNLTPAFSPSQRMWIEAGGVYAVANLRGGGEFGEEWYKAGTLGQKQNVFDDFIAAAEWLIEQNYTNSKKLAIMGGSNGGLLVATCITQRPDLYGAALCLVPVTDMLRYHKFTVGRYWVTDYGNAETNPEHFEFMYKYSPLHNVKEGVEYPPTLVTTADTDDRVVPWHATKFAATLQAAQLGNNPILLRVEKNAGHGLGKPTVKIIEEQTDMYAFLFKTLEIEI